aaaatatttgccCTTCTTACGCCTTAAGGTGTTACCCTCTTCAGCGGAATCTTCACTTACTTCTGACAATGTTTTGAGGCTAACACCACTATCATCTGTAATaggacgtttttttttctgtccaGTTTTAACCAGTAATTTATCCTGATGTTTGGAATCATCCATATTTTCATCGGACGTCGTTGGCTGGTCATTCATCGCTACATTTGCGGCCTGCTTATTTTCTTCAGCTTTCCCTTTCAATTTCTTCATAGGTTTGTCCTTGCTGTCCAAATAAACAGGAACCCATAATACCTTTGAAGGATCTAAGATAAATTTATACCTGTATGAGCTTCATActaacacaaaaattttaaacgaatttacTCATATGTTTTTCTTCTCCATCCACTACCCCTGACTTACCCAAATCTTTTGACTTGAAATTTGCTTCCGAAGATCTTGGTAAGTATTCTGACAATTTGCTATAGTCCTCCTTATCTAGAAATGTGTTTCGTATTGTTAAGTTTGCTACCTTTAGACATGTAGGAAACATTCCTACCTAGAAGACTTGTGTTAAGACTTATGCCTGATGTCGGTTGATCACTGATAATATCTTTAGGCCTTCGTGATTGCTGATTTTTCAGCTCTTTCAAGATGTTGCTGTCAGGTAATTCTGGAATTATGCACAAATCATGAAATTTGCacgaaaattatattattaggTAATACCCAAGGGCTTTTCCAGACCGTTGAGTGccttcaacaattttttttcagaaccTTTAGTTTCTTGCTCGTCTAGATTTTGAGAATCATAAGAATAATTGTCTTTATATTACTGAGTACCTAAATACTCATCCAACAATCTTCTCAATTTCATTAGAACTAAATCCTTGTAGTAAGTTCTGTGCGAGCCTATTAAAAATCAACGAGGGCCAACTAAGCTTAATGATTTCGTACTAACTTGAAGAAAGTGAACTTGTTCGATTTCGGATCAACTCCTTCTTAGACTCATGTACTGGACCATGAACGTGTTTCTCCATGCCTGAAGAGGtcaatattgtaatatttgattttggcATTTGTTAGAGTAAGTACTTACTAAAATCATTATTAGTTCTTTGACAAGCAGCTTCGTGGATTAGTACAACTACTAACAGAGCAGCTATAATGGATGTGCGTTTACTGGCAGACATTCTGGCAAACTAACCGAACTGCTGAAAATCACTTTGGTTCAGAACGAGTTAGTGGCGTTATCTCTTTCCTTATTAGGTTTTGAAACAATATTTATGGACAGTTTAGAAATTAGTACcactttttttagttttttttttttacaccaGTATTTATGATAGCATAACCATAATGTAGAGCTCGTTTATGGGGTAATAAAGTCAAATATATTCTAGGCACAGATCCAAGTATTAGAGTGAGTAATAAGGATTGTTCTATGTTTATGGTTTTGTGGTTTAATTCCTTCTTAAAATGGTACCGTTACGGGATGTAAAAAGACATAGTCTCAACATCAGGGGGATTTTTACAATCGACCGCagctttatgttttttcatcCTTCGTCTTGcgtttcatattttctttctTATTGATTAAGTCTAGTTCCTTTAGTTTTAACCCTTCTTTATCGTGTTTCAGTAATCTTCGCTTCGTATCTGCTCACAGTTTGTACCTGACTTTAAAGCGCTCATTTACATTACAGGAACATCTCATTGATTATCCTACAGTTTCAATAGtagtcaatattttattatgttacACGTAAATGTAGTTTCTCAATCGAATCTCTTagttatttctcaaaatattctctaaaatttttatttgaattcaaCTTGTACATATGGATAATTTggtgcatatacagggtgtaacataagtgatgactttaattttaaggagtgattccttgtcatattttaagcaaaaatgttcatatagacatatgtcctaacttgcatcactttcgagatacagggtgttaaagttgaaaaaataaattgcgttttctttaatagttttcgactgcttcgaaataatttcatgaaatttcgtatacaggggtttattgggataaaaaattcaaatttatagtcGATTTAGCTGTATTTTCTAGAGGGCGACACCAGCAACGATTTCGACCCCCTGAAACcgttgcaacttttttgtgctacCCTGTGTGCCattttgaaatagaaaaatcgattctctcatcttttctgcttaaaaaaggtatactttattgaagtcGCTACGAGCAacgatttatgagaaaaatgcatttaaagttgatgatgatttTCAACTGACAGtatcttgtaaattttaatgggaaaaattatCGGAATTTCTTTAtcacaggatttttttttattccacaaagaaaaacttgttttcattttaaatcttaaaaataccaaTAAGAATTTCTTAGATGTCCTAAaccttttattcattttcacaaaaattaagCGAGTTGCAAAAAGAAGTCAAAGGACAAGaaatttgtacttttaataattaaaaattgcattgtaacaattattgtttaatttggtAAGGCAGAAAAGCTATTTTGACCCTCCGAAAATGTGCATacatcatcaactttaaatgcatttttctcataaatcattgctcgtagcgacttcaataaagtataccttttttaagcagaaaagatgagagaatcgatttttctatttcaaaatGGCACACAGGgtagcacaaaaaagttgcaacgGTTTCAGGGGGTCGAAATCGTTGCTGGTGACGCCCTCTAGAAAATACAGCTAAATCgactataaatttgaattttttatcccAATAAACCCCTGcatacgaaatttcatgaaattatttcgaagcagtcgaaaactattaaagaaaacgcaatttattttttcaactttaacaccctgtatctcgaaagtgatgcaagttaggacatatgtttatatgaacatttttgcttaaaatatgacaaggaatcactccttaaaattaaagtcatcacttatgttacaccctgtatagcatCTTATAGGTTTAAATTGGTTAGTCCATACactaagaaattttcaaaaattttagatgTTTTGGGAAAGTCGTGTGTAGAGGGTTCTTGTGCGTTAAGTGCCTTCTGTCACTTGCAgagtttattatttacttaagaTAACTGATAGAATTTTTGAGTAACCGATTGAAAGAAACCGGAAACACAAAAACTATCCTTGCCACTTCACCTCTGATCTCGATGTCGCCGGAGGTCACCTTAGCCAGTCACCAGCTCGGCTGTGATCATCATACTCTTCCTTTCGAGATGAAACAGTGACCTCATCTTCAGTTTGACCACATGATCTATGCGCCTAGGAACCCAAAGGAATCGAACGTTGTGGGTTTTCCCGGAGAGTTTCATCAGGATTTTGCACTCCAGAGTTAATTTGGAGGATATCATATCTGCACTATTTCAAGTCCGCGTGTCAGAATGGCAAACATTTTAGTCTGGAAAACCATAATATGAGTCTTCAGAACAAAGTGTTTTTCCATTTAGCCACTACCAACATACATATAGATACCAACGCCAATCTGGAACCGTCTTACTGCCAGCAATATGGCGGAGTATAAAGAGGAGAAGGTTTATGTCCCCACCTCGTAAACGGGTACTACCTCTTCTAggaagtttgaaattttgttgccTCATAAGTTTGGGCCCTAATGCATATTGTTCCAATTTAACCTCCGGTCTTACGTAAGAGTTAGCAAtccttaatattttctttatcgaAGTTTGAAGCATAAAGCTTTTTCTTGAAGCCTAAACAGGAACTTTCAAGTTCTTATTCTAGCGACAGGATTGGATTTGACTAAGCACAAGGATCAGAAGAAATTCAAACAAGAAGGAaaagataaatgaaaatttcaaaatttattttcagagCACTGCCCTCAATAATATAaccaaaattccaaaaatcaaATGGGTTTTGAGACTAAGTTGTTGTGTAGTTCAGCAAGTCGACAGCCATCTATAAGCAAATCAGACAATTTAAGTGTTAATTTCACTCGTTTTACGTACGTTTAGAATTTAGTTTCTGAGTTAGAACAGTCGGAGGCTTCTGAGCTAAACTTCTGGCTTGAACATTTAGGTTTGCTGCTCCGATAGTCATCATGGTCAAGACGAGCTCCAGTTTGctgattttcctttttctaGTCTCCCTGTTTTCTAGATGCCAGCTTTAAAATCGAATAGGACCTTTTGTTACGAGTCCGGAACACTTTTTCCTCTACAATAATTCCAGAAAAGTGATGTATGCCCGGAAAAATGTGTTTCGGACCTGTAACGAGCGCTATTTTTCATCGTTAGACTAGGAAAGGATAAGTAGTAgctaaaattgagaaattctaATGCTACACATTGGCCAGGCACTAATAAAAATAGCTTTGACACTGGCTCAAAATACAAACTAATGGGTGTAGTCTCCTTATAAGCTTGTCGGTGACCCATgcattttccataatttcagAAACGATTAAAAGAGCATATTTAAAACTGGGTACTTATACTATAGAttccaattttcttgatttctaTGTTGTAAAAcgtgataaattaaaaaaagagtgtttttgttttggaacTGTACAACGGCCTGAAGTGGTGAAGCTGTGAGAGTCGAgtaacaattaaaataaaaagaaagataAGAATCATCAAAGAATAGAACATTCAATCAAACTCTAAAAATGCTACTTGATATTTCTTGAAACCTGTCACCATCATCGTCTCACTCTTAATTTCTATGATTCATTGCACTTGAGCCGGTTGCATTTGTGCCGGGATCGTTGATCATAGATATAGCAGATGTAAGAAATTCATAAGTatgataaaaacaaatatgaaaagaAATACATATAAGAGGAAATCGACTTAAAATTATCTGAGGTATCCTAAAGTCCTGAAAACAATCTGGACACCCTGCAGGATGCAAAATATTACCTTGATTTTGCTGCTTAGGTGAAGGACTTGGTGCGCTAGAGTGATGCTGCTTGAATCCACGCGCATATAAAATTCATCACATTAAGGTGTGATTATTAAAACGCAGTCAACTTTAACTGCCACTTAACTTGGCTTTAACTAACATTTAACTGCCATACCTATTTGCCATTAAGTTTAACGTTTCAATGGATCTTGGTGCTAAATACTACAGCAAACTCATAATTTAGCCCtcagtatatattttttctgagTAAATCTTACTGTGAAGCTGTTGATGATTCTATTGGGAATCTTCAACTGAATCCTTTTCACTATATGAGCCTCTCGAAGAACTAtctgaataaatttaaaattagctTTCACCATATAGAGTTAAGATTATCCTGAAAACGAAGGTACACCGGGATTTTCTTGCTCAGTCGAATGACTTGATACGCCAGAATGAATATTCTTCTGTCGAgatttatctaaaatttatgACATGAAGAGTAAAATATTAATGCGCTGTCGAGTTTAACTCGAAGCTATTTTGTGTGAAATCCAAGCTTGACTAATGTCCAGACCCTATTTCAACGTTCCTGTAGAAATCAGCTTAATGTGTAATGTTGACTACAGGTTAATAATTTGATCCTTAATATGGTTGTGGTGCAATCAACTTTAACTGGAAgctattttatattaaatagaaaCATTTCTCCAAAGCCCAGACATGGCTTTAACGACCCTATGGAAATTATGTTGAAGTTTCGATAATTTTGCTCTTGGAACAATGCGTCACCACATTACATTGTTTTCCACATTAATCTTACCATGATGTTTTGGATGCTGTTGCTGGAAATCTTCCTTGTACTTTTCTTCACTAGAGGCGCTTCTCTTCACCctttctgaaattaatttaaaaagtatttttaattgattaagTTAAAGTCATCCTGAAGATGTTTTGCCTTCATTTTATGGTTTAGCCGACATGCCCAATCACCTAAAATTCTTCGTATATCTTATAATACCTCTGTTTGTACtttaattccaatttattatagtatttttttatcttaccATTCTCATGCTTAAGGAGAGGATTGGCTGCAGCAAGGCAAAGGACCACCGTCAAAATTACCAACATGGACTTTaaggacatcttcaaaaaaatcttttagtgCTTGAACTGAAAGGAACTTGACTGACACAGTTCCctgtacgtttttttttataaatatacgaaatttaaacgagcattatttttccttaattgctggtaataaattattatgtacgttttattttaacctAAGATTTATAATGGTGTTATTAAGCGTGCAAGTGCAGAATGtgagttattaaaatattaatttgcatAGTTATGCTATGATTTATGTTTAGATAAACAGAGCAATGTGGCAATATCAGTTTTCCTCCATACATTTTTGGAGAATAATAAGAGAAAATCGAATAAATTTCCAAAGAACACCAAATATAACAAAGTTCAAGTTTAGATGAAGTTCACCAGTTTTCCAGTTTCAACCAAAACTGTAACCTAACTCAAAAGACAatttcaggaattttaaattttctcttaaCTCTTATTACATATATTAGCAATTTCAGAAGTTTTTATTAACCTGGATTAAGCCTTGAAGCAAATTTCACGAGTTTTGGCTTCTATGGACCCCTTGGTATTAggatataattttcaaagcaTTATAGAGTAATTTTCAGGACTTTAGTCTTACTCGGGCCGCCCTTAGAGACCAATTCTCAGCAACCTTTCAAAACAGAAATTGAATTCACTGCTGAGAATAATTTTGACCGCCAGGAATTCGGTTTCGAGAATAAGTTTCAACATTTCGGATTATCGCAAAGTGATCTTAATTGGTGCGACATTTTTATGAACTCacgagaaatttattaaatacacTTATTTATACAACAAAGACTGATACGGGGTGTTGCAATTTAATAAACCAATCCGCTAACCACAGATTCCTtcagacttttttctttaacgcTTTATATTCACTCTATAGTGTGtcgaaattgttaaaaaaattcattttgttaacaatttcAGCGTTTCTTGACATACTTTAACGCCATTGTACAGTAATGCACAGTTCGATAACGTacatttttcctataaattgattaaagaaatttgaaaccaaaattatttttatacataaataaatgatatATGGGTTTCCGACCTAAACGACAAATGGGTAACATCTATTGAGAGGTAATATGTTGGACTATATTCTAAAGTAAGCCATTTAATTCAAACTTtacaagaatgaaaaattaagataaagaAACCTTTAGTTTAGAAAAGTAAACACCTTCACCATTGgagtatgtaaaaaatatttgaggaGGAGATACAGGTGTCCATGACCCCCCTTTTTCCTCATCCTGgcttaagtgtttttttttaccaaattataGAGAAGTGCATCTAATCGAACTGGGCATTACcgcaaattttaatgaaaatgtgtCAAGAAACACCGaagatattaacaaaattaatccTTTAACAACCTCAACACTCAGTATAGTAAATATAAAAcgtcaaagaaaaaagtctcaaaaggAAAGTCTGATTATTTTGGCTCAAGCCACCACTGGTTAGCCGATTGGGAAATCagcaacatcctgtataagtCCTCCCTATAGACTCTAATCATCTATCTGAGATAACCATGGACTCTTTGACGGTTTTGCATGTCTCAGATTCATTCCTGCTTCGAACTCATCATAAGCTATCGCCTGCTTTCCAGGTGTTGAGGACCAGTTCAGTGCTTCTTTGCATATTTCAGAGTATCCTGTATGACGTCTCGGCTGAAATTTTTCTAACaagttatttaataaacttgCATATGATAATTCCCTCGGAATAGTTTTCACACTGTTTTatccacacacacacactgaTTTCACCGTTTAATGTAAATTGGGTGgttacatataaaaattttcggtTCTGCATATCAACCAGTAGTCGATAACGAGACAAAAAATCTACcctaattaaaagttttccgaTTCCATCTACGGCACATCTAcacgaaaattatttacgtaaCCGCAAGTCTAAGGGTAACTATTCTAAGTTTAAGTTAGAATTGTTCGGAAGACTCGTTTGCGGCGAAGAGTTCGTAATCCGATTTTGGCCTGAGTCGTTGCACTGTGACATGCAGTAACGTACACAAGGTGATCTATATACGTTCTGgcataagaaaattttaaacacaatataaaacaacaaattttcatcGACAATTGCTGAATTTGAATTGACTctgcatttttattaattcaggCTGGCAGGACCTCGTGCGGGCTCAtgattttcatcatttttgtcTAAGCGAATATGATCTTAATGCAcacaaatttaatgaattttagtTCACCGGAAACTGGTCTGACATAACTGCTGCTTTTCGAAAGTGATCGGACGGACCTTAAGGCCAAAACTACCTCGAAGTGGCCATTCGGCCCTCGGACATGATATTTTTAGGAACTATGTCATCaagaaattttccttttttagaaCTAACAGTACTTTATTTGGTTGGAAAAAATCTTGaggaagcaatttttttttcttttctttggatttttttacgCCTGACATTATTGTTTTGTAACAGAGCCAACTAACCGGAACTCATCTggattatttcaattaaattgttaaatattcaGAAACTTTTCGCAACTGGACCCTAATGAGAAAACTTAACGATTTCTGCACTGAGAAGGAAAGGACTGTATtgatacattttaaacaattaaatgtcCATCGAACCTAGTGAAATCCAGTGATATATTGACtgggatttttaaatttttacactATTTATTTCATCTTTTGCACAAAacctttaatattaaaattgtcgaaaattttaaaattcataggCAGAAACAGACTTGGTAAATCAGGCAAAATGTTGTTCAACCCGATAGATGGCAACCGAGTTTAAGGAGTCACCGTATATTCTACATAGATAACCCGTAAAAGGAACCCGAGGGGAGCAGGAAGTGCCAAATTGGCTTCTTAGAAACCAGCAGATAGTTTAATACACAGCTTTAAGACATACTTAGAAAATATGAGAGTAAGAAGATACTgaggaagtttttttttgctctctATTTTCTTTGCATTTGGTGATGTGATTCCCAGGAGAGCGAAGTGACCTGAACTATTTTAaccaaactgaaaattttgaaatattcacaaaCTTCTCAGAACTTGACCCTGATGATAAAATTAAACCTTTTCGGCCCAAAGCTCATActgatacattttaaatacttaaatgTCGCTTAAATCGAACAGAGTCCAGCGTCGTATTGACCGGAGCTTTTAAGTTTCTGAAACGATAACATGTCCATCCTTCTCTTACAcgaaaactttaatattaaaattgagaaaaattttcaaatggataTGAAGGAACGGACTTGGTAAATAAGACAAAACGTGGTTCCCGGTCAACCCGACAGATGGCCACCGAGATAGAGCCGTCACTGTATATTCTATACATATGACCGGGGCGGGGGAGATCAAGGGGAGCAGGGGGCGCGACCGCTATGAATATAGATTAGCTGTTTTGCCGGCTATTACTAGAGAGGATGCTGCGAGCGAAAAGGAATCTTGCACCATTGGTAGGTTTAACCTTCCAAGGCAAATTAGCCTATGTCCTTGACAACGCTGAGCTAAGAAGTCTCTCCACTAGTTATATCTTCAAAAAATGCCCTTTTGACTCAAAGAATTCGCAAATATATGAGGATGAACATTATGTATTTCTAGAACAGAAACAGGGTTGTTCGGTAGGTACGATGAATAAACTTGTACTTTGGTCAAAGTTGATCATTATTGCTGGCGTTGTGAACAAGATCGCTGGTGCATATCTCCTTGCCGAGGCCTTGGGGCCCATTCTGGTCGTCCCATAAGCAAAGAACAAAACGGCCTTGCCACTCGACGTCGTCATTTCGTCGAAACGAACGAACTAGCGCGAACGCTGGCCAGAAATCCCGGATCCTGACTTTTTGCCCTTGTTCAGCTTTATTTCCTCTCCAACAGTTACTGCCCTGCTGCAAACATAAAacgggaaatatttttatgaagggATGAACCAGGAATGCCGGTCCGTCcggtttatttcttttatttctgcaAGATTTAATTCGACCAATAGTTTTagcaaattcgtttttctttcgttATGAGAGGCAGTCCTCGGGCCATGATCTATAGTATGGaattgaactaaaaaaaagaaacaaataataaaatagagAGTAATAAAGAGAGAACATTCATTTAGATCGTCACAAAAGTCTgaaagaaaattgcaaaaaattatcgaGAGACGGCCGTGTCACTTCTGGATTTCTGCTTCTcagtaaattattttcattataataTATAGAGAAGCACAAGGAAAAAACTTGAATGGATATTAGAAGTCAGAATCCCAATTTAAATCGTCATAAACTTTTTGCAAACGATATAATCTCCATATGTGTTTCAAAGTCAGAAAGGTCATCTTATAACCATGAAATAACCATAAAAGTAACCATAAAAGCTGATAAAGCTCCACAGAATATTCCCTACGAAATGACtgaacaatataaaaaaaaaacaaaactgcgaaaaataaaatctttcgCCTTTCTGGAAAGCAACGTAATTATCTTAGTTTAATGTTTCTGTATTACACAAAAGATTTCTTTACTTCCGCTAATGCAAAATCGATTTTATCTCAATATCCAATAAAAGAttctaataaaacattaaaaaaaaacatcgattTCCAGGGGTTGCTTTTGACACAGCTAAAGTCCCTAACTCTCAGAGAAATAAACAGCCGACTAAACTaggaactttttaatttttcaaattgtgctGTTTGCTGTATAAAAAGATTTCAAATGTGTTTAGATTTGTGTTTTAGAtgtgaaattatcaaaaaataatgtatgtacaatatttcaattaaatatctcataaactgaaacaaatttgaaataacatctaaaagacatttaaaatttgaacaaccCCTACTTCGACAACGAAGCCTTTGCGTctcaatatttaaatgaagagTCATGTTAATATAATAATCATCTTCTAAAATATTGGCACACCATTTCTAGATATCCTATATATTACTTTCCTAGCAATAATTAATCTCTGGATATAATCTTCTGATTTATCGAAGCATCTAAGCATAATAACGGCATGATAATCATGGGGATAAAAGGGATTCGAAATTTTCTGCTAAAGCTTGTTATAAATCACACGAAATTGCCTTcatcaacaacaaaaaaacaattttctggtcttaaaaattaacattccACGAATATCTGCATATTTATCGATACCATCTGCAGAGTGtgaattaattaatcaatCAATATATTACTTATTCTGTGCGAGGAGTCCTATATAATGAGCTAAGGTTGTGAAATACATTATTATAACCCGAAAGTCAACTCTAACTCGAAGCGAAGAGCGCTAAGGATCATAAGTACTTCACATCCACGCTGTAtatacaatttttccatttccctACTAGATTTCTATAGTAGATTTAACCCGATTTTATTGCCATTCATTTTCATAACAACAATAACTAAAACAACAATGGCGACGATGAAGAGATTGTGGTTAATTAGCTCCCATGTTAAATAATGCGTTATTTATTGTCGTTGTTAAGCTGTAATTCAACTGTTTTAGAAAAAAGGTGAGAAAATGTACTTCACAGTAGTTTTATACACTCAATAATATTGCCTTTAACGCtggttgtaaaaaaatactgacgtcagtttattttatttttttaccccTAGCGGTCTTCCCAATTAACATCAATTTCCTTATGTTTTTCTGAGCAAATGAAGTCACACCAATCCAAATAGCAATTCCCACAGATTTCTTATGTAAAAGTAAGAAGATATAACTCAATTTCTCTATGtacaaaaattgtcaaaaaccaaaatacggaggatcaaattttagaataatttatcgattttttcaaaactaacaaaaaataaatttatacgaaCTCCCTAAATATGCACCTGAAATCTAGGAAAAGTGGCGCGGGCGGTGCCCTCTTTAACCtacattgaaaattcaataataatgaaaattctcaTTCGAAAGATCCCTCCCTCCCCTCAATGCACAGTGTTctacaaaaatgattttgctgcatgaataaaacaaacatttttccacCTTGTATTTCTCTGATTATTAACCTTTGACCTCTGACTATTTGATATAGGCAAACCTATTACTATTTTGACTTAAGGAATCTGCAATGTCCTTGTATACCAGTAATTATGGCACACCCTGTGTATTGGAGTTCCAGCATCGGTCGCGCTTTGGAAGGCAACCCACTTATCCGTTTTTGGTCTTCAGTTCATTACCTATACTTACTTGCATTTGAACATAAAACTGGCACAACTACCCTGAAGGATATTTCGTACTTATAAAGCGAATCTCTCCCTCTAGGAGACAGGCTCAATtccagaaatttaaattcatggCCCAGCCTGGAAAAATCGAGG
The Euwallacea fornicatus isolate EFF26 chromosome 12, ASM4011564v1, whole genome shotgun sequence genome window above contains:
- the LOC136342373 gene encoding uncharacterized protein, coding for MSLKSMLVILTVVLCLAAANPLLKHENERVKRSASSEEKYKEDFQQQHPKHHENRETRKRKISKLELVLTMMTIGAANLNVQARSLAQKPPTVLTQKLNSKHGCRLAELHNNLVSKPI